One window of Cumulibacter soli genomic DNA carries:
- a CDS encoding cation diffusion facilitator family transporter encodes MSSQEPPVRDLPPPKPKPAGTESSDSLLTVLVALTANALIAIAKSIVAAITGSASMVAEAAHSWSDTGNEVFLLVAERTSAKPADRRHPLGYGREAYVWSMIAAFGLFTAGSVLSIWHGITQLGRDESEANYTWTYVVLAVAFVLEGISFLQALRQTRGQARRRGMRSLRFVAETSNPTLRAVFVEDAAALIGLILAAAGIGLHQATGNAVWDAIGSILVGVLLGIVAIFLISRNRDYLTGQAVDDDTQARAREVILAEPAIEAISFLHLEYVGPSRIFLIAAVDITGDLPEHELAVQIQRIEDRLNAHDLIERAILTLSAPGKPGL; translated from the coding sequence GTGAGCAGCCAAGAACCGCCGGTGCGGGACCTGCCGCCGCCGAAGCCTAAACCTGCCGGCACCGAATCCTCGGACAGTCTGCTGACCGTGCTGGTGGCGCTCACCGCTAACGCGCTCATCGCCATCGCTAAATCCATCGTCGCCGCGATCACCGGGTCGGCGTCGATGGTGGCCGAAGCCGCGCACTCGTGGTCCGATACCGGCAACGAGGTCTTCCTGCTGGTCGCGGAGCGTACGTCGGCGAAACCGGCCGATCGCCGGCACCCGCTCGGATATGGCCGCGAAGCCTATGTCTGGTCGATGATTGCGGCGTTCGGACTGTTCACCGCCGGTTCTGTCCTGTCGATCTGGCATGGCATCACACAACTCGGTCGCGATGAATCGGAGGCGAACTACACCTGGACCTACGTCGTGCTTGCCGTCGCGTTCGTGTTGGAAGGGATCTCTTTCCTGCAGGCGCTGCGGCAGACGCGTGGGCAGGCCAGACGGCGCGGTATGCGCTCGCTACGGTTCGTCGCCGAGACCTCGAATCCGACACTGCGAGCGGTATTCGTCGAGGACGCTGCCGCGCTGATCGGCCTGATTCTCGCGGCGGCCGGTATCGGACTGCACCAGGCCACGGGGAACGCCGTCTGGGATGCGATCGGATCGATCCTCGTTGGCGTGCTACTGGGCATCGTCGCGATATTCCTCATCTCCCGCAACCGCGACTATCTGACCGGGCAGGCCGTCGACGACGACACCCAAGCCCGAGCGCGGGAAGTGATCCTGGCAGAGCCGGCGATCGAGGCGATCTCGTTCCTACATCTGGAGTACGTCGGCCCATCGCGGATATTCCTGATCGCAGCGGTCGACATCACCGGTGATCTGCCCGAGCACGAACTTGCTGTGCAGATCCAGCGAATCGAAGACCGACTGAACGCGCACGACCTGATCGAGCGCGCGATCCTGACGCTGAGCGCCCCCGGCAAGCCAGGTCTGTAA
- a CDS encoding dienelactone hydrolase family protein: MHELIEIPVADTTAEAYVARPDTTSDKALPGVLLFIDAIGLRPVIAQMADRMASWGYVVLAPNIFYRLGTAQETSPDKPLTEPGAREEFFKEMMPRVGGYTPDLSGPDTDAWLSALAHQPGVAAGKVGVTGYCMGARLATRAAGDHPDVVAAVGGFHGGGLVTDEPDSPHLSLSSARADFVYLHADADPSMPAPAIAALGDSLAANGLRASNEVAQGAPHGYTMADTSMYHEAGAEQHFRELEGLFARTLT, from the coding sequence ATGCATGAGCTGATCGAGATTCCCGTTGCCGACACCACCGCAGAGGCCTACGTTGCCCGCCCTGACACCACCTCCGACAAGGCGCTGCCCGGCGTGCTGCTGTTCATCGACGCGATCGGGCTGCGTCCGGTCATCGCGCAGATGGCCGATCGAATGGCGAGTTGGGGATACGTCGTCCTCGCGCCGAACATCTTCTACCGGCTCGGTACGGCGCAGGAGACCTCGCCGGACAAACCACTCACCGAACCCGGTGCACGCGAGGAGTTCTTCAAGGAAATGATGCCGCGCGTCGGCGGGTACACACCTGACTTGTCGGGCCCCGATACGGATGCGTGGCTTAGCGCCCTCGCACACCAACCCGGCGTAGCCGCCGGCAAGGTCGGCGTCACCGGATACTGCATGGGCGCGCGGCTGGCGACCCGCGCCGCCGGCGACCACCCAGACGTTGTCGCCGCGGTCGGTGGATTCCACGGCGGGGGACTGGTCACCGACGAGCCAGACAGCCCCCACCTCTCCTTGTCGAGTGCACGCGCCGACTTCGTATATCTGCATGCCGACGCCGACCCCTCGATGCCCGCGCCCGCGATCGCCGCGCTCGGCGATTCGTTGGCAGCAAACGGTTTGCGGGCCAGTAACGAGGTCGCGCAGGGAGCGCCGCACGGGTACACGATGGCCGACACGTCGATGTACCACGAGGCGGGGGCCGAGCAACACTTCCGCGAACTGGAAGGGCTCTTCGCTCGCACCCTGACGTGA